The Nocardioides campestrisoli genome includes a window with the following:
- a CDS encoding FAS1-like dehydratase domain-containing protein, translated as MSLLTDEVRALEGRTKVYTAPEPFGAAAGRYFGLAIGDANPLYSDPDYARAQGLDGVTAPLTLVCETNQYAALPADHEGYAGHTWDLDIPHTRQVRGGNAYTFHRRIRPEDVVTATWRITSVSEKVTGSGSAMLVVASTATYTNQDDELLAENAETIIFVELARSGTEQA; from the coding sequence ATGAGCCTGCTCACCGACGAGGTGCGTGCCCTCGAGGGTCGCACCAAGGTCTACACCGCGCCCGAGCCGTTCGGCGCCGCCGCGGGGCGCTACTTCGGGCTCGCCATCGGCGACGCCAACCCGTTGTACTCCGATCCCGACTACGCCCGGGCCCAGGGCCTGGACGGCGTGACCGCGCCGCTGACGCTGGTCTGCGAGACCAACCAGTACGCCGCTCTGCCGGCGGACCACGAGGGCTACGCGGGTCACACCTGGGACCTCGACATCCCGCACACCCGCCAGGTCCGCGGCGGCAACGCCTACACCTTCCACCGCCGCATCCGTCCCGAGGACGTGGTCACCGCGACCTGGCGGATCACCTCGGTCAGCGAGAAGGTCACCGGCTCGGGCAGCGCGATGCTGGTCGTCGCCTCGACCGCGACCTACACCAACCAGGACGACGAGCTGCTGGCGGAGAACGCGGAGACGATCATCTTCGTCGAGCTCGCGCGCAGCGGGACGGAGCAGGCATGA
- a CDS encoding MaoC/PaaZ C-terminal domain-containing protein codes for MSEPFPTVFADHASLAVGDPVPPLERTIGLPDMVAYAGATWDWHRLHYDTAYVAEKGLPGPIVDGQVYGALLVEMLQDWLGPQSFVHRLELSFRNLVFAGERLRCTGTVTEVGSDRLTVELKVVAVAEDGADGRAAAAPARAVVLLGTPDGPGAG; via the coding sequence ATGAGCGAGCCCTTCCCCACGGTCTTCGCCGACCACGCGAGCCTCGCGGTCGGCGACCCCGTCCCCCCGCTGGAGCGCACGATCGGGCTGCCCGACATGGTCGCCTACGCCGGCGCCACCTGGGACTGGCACCGCCTGCACTACGACACGGCGTACGTCGCCGAGAAGGGCCTGCCCGGTCCGATCGTGGACGGGCAGGTCTACGGAGCGCTCCTGGTCGAGATGCTCCAGGACTGGCTCGGCCCGCAGTCGTTCGTGCACCGGCTCGAGCTCAGCTTCCGCAACCTGGTCTTCGCCGGCGAGCGACTGCGCTGCACCGGCACGGTCACCGAGGTGGGCTCGGACCGCCTCACCGTGGAGCTGAAGGTCGTCGCGGTGGCCGAGGACGGGGCCGACGGGCGGGCGGCCGCCGCTCCGGCGCGTGCGGTGGTGCTGCTCGGCACGCCCGACGGTCCGGGTGCCGGATGA
- a CDS encoding acetyl-CoA acetyltransferase: MSTGVAVAGAAECDLGVTGKSILTLQAQAVTRALADAGLTLADVDGLATNGISRFSATQLADYLGVVPTWTDSTFAGGSAFEMYLARATQAIQAGQASVVVISYASDQRSARSRRLGGVHEPWVPEAAFEEPYDPLFPLSYYAMAAQAYLHRYGGTREQLAEVAVAAREWALLNPKAFRHGKGSLSVSDVVDSPMISSPLTAADCCLVTDGGGAVVVTSLERARDLARRPVEVLGYGERTTNTSFTAVSDLAVPGARGAVRDAYARAGVSATDVDVAQVYDSFTITTVLSLEALGLCGEGEALAFVQGGRIRPGGDLPLNTSGGGLSYCHPGQLGVLLLVEAVRQLRGECGARQVQGAEVAVAHGTGGILSTHATVVLGVDR, translated from the coding sequence ATGAGCACCGGCGTCGCGGTCGCCGGGGCGGCGGAGTGCGACCTGGGCGTCACCGGGAAGTCGATCCTGACCCTGCAGGCCCAGGCGGTGACCCGGGCACTGGCCGACGCGGGGCTCACCTTGGCCGACGTCGACGGTCTCGCCACCAACGGCATCTCGCGCTTCTCCGCGACCCAGCTCGCCGACTACCTCGGCGTGGTGCCCACCTGGACCGACTCGACCTTCGCGGGCGGCAGCGCCTTCGAGATGTACCTCGCCCGCGCCACCCAGGCGATCCAGGCCGGCCAGGCCAGCGTGGTGGTGATCTCCTATGCCTCCGACCAGCGCTCGGCCCGCTCGCGCCGGCTCGGCGGCGTCCATGAGCCCTGGGTTCCGGAGGCGGCCTTCGAGGAGCCCTACGACCCGCTGTTCCCGTTGTCGTACTACGCCATGGCGGCGCAGGCCTACCTGCACCGCTACGGCGGCACCCGCGAGCAGCTGGCCGAGGTCGCGGTCGCTGCCCGGGAGTGGGCGCTGCTCAACCCGAAGGCGTTCCGGCACGGCAAGGGCTCGCTGAGCGTCTCCGACGTGGTCGACTCGCCGATGATCTCCTCGCCCCTGACGGCGGCGGACTGCTGCCTGGTCACCGACGGCGGGGGAGCAGTCGTGGTGACCTCCCTGGAGCGGGCCCGCGACCTGGCGCGGCGGCCGGTCGAGGTGCTCGGCTACGGCGAGCGGACCACCAACACCTCGTTCACCGCCGTGAGCGACCTGGCCGTCCCGGGGGCGCGAGGTGCCGTCCGGGACGCCTATGCGCGCGCCGGTGTCAGCGCCACCGACGTCGACGTGGCGCAGGTCTACGACTCGTTCACGATCACCACCGTGCTCAGCCTCGAGGCGCTCGGCCTGTGCGGGGAGGGCGAGGCCCTGGCGTTCGTCCAGGGCGGCCGGATCCGTCCCGGAGGCGATCTCCCGCTCAACACCTCCGGGGGTGGGCTCTCCTACTGCCACCCCGGCCAGCTCGGGGTCCTGCTGCTCGTCGAGGCGGTGCGCCAGCTGCGCGGCGAGTGCGGCGCCCGCCAGGTCCAGGGCGCCGAGGTCGCCGTGGCGCACGGCACCGGCGGCATCCTCTCGACGCACGCGACGGTCGTCCTGGGGGTGGACCGATGA
- a CDS encoding MmgE/PrpD family protein — translation MSADHSPSTAAELARWITADLAVPVEVEAAALRHLLDGLGNAVAAVRADAAGPALAVATGLGGPAEATVLGTSTRISAPAAALANGTLVHALDFDDTHAGGLVHATAVVLPAAFAVGEQVGADGRAVLDAAVVGYEVACRVASAAPHGFHAAGLHATMVAGVFSSAAVAARLLGLDAATTTHALGIAGSQAGGLLAFLATGASTKQLHPGFASQSGILSARLAAAGATGPETVFDGPHGVYDALATGPVDVSVVLRDLGSVWETTRIGIKPWPTCQLAHATMAAAAAGLASAGADVDAVVAVHARVHPDSASVVCVADRDLVQPVGPYAAKFSLPWSVAALLVDGHVGVETYAPAQLARPEIGALAARITWEETPGHGVAADAAGDVVLTLADGRTVTGHVDRSPGGGSAPLTDADLRAKLAGNAGPLADPLAEAVLSLPGAADLTTLLNRAAAAADAPLEVPA, via the coding sequence ATGTCCGCCGACCACTCCCCGAGCACGGCCGCCGAGCTGGCCCGCTGGATCACCGCCGACCTGGCGGTGCCGGTCGAGGTCGAGGCCGCTGCGCTGCGCCACCTGCTCGACGGCCTGGGCAACGCGGTCGCCGCCGTGCGGGCGGACGCGGCCGGGCCGGCGCTCGCCGTCGCCACCGGACTCGGCGGCCCGGCGGAGGCCACGGTGCTGGGCACCTCGACCAGGATCTCGGCGCCCGCGGCGGCCCTGGCCAACGGCACGCTCGTGCACGCGCTCGACTTCGACGACACCCACGCGGGCGGTCTGGTGCACGCCACCGCCGTGGTCCTGCCCGCGGCGTTCGCGGTGGGGGAGCAGGTGGGAGCCGACGGCCGCGCGGTCCTCGACGCCGCGGTCGTGGGCTACGAGGTCGCCTGCCGGGTCGCCTCCGCCGCACCGCACGGCTTCCACGCGGCGGGCCTGCACGCGACGATGGTGGCCGGGGTCTTCTCCTCCGCCGCGGTGGCGGCCAGGCTGCTCGGGCTGGACGCCGCGACCACCACCCACGCCCTCGGGATCGCCGGCAGCCAGGCCGGCGGCCTGCTGGCCTTCCTGGCCACCGGCGCCAGCACCAAGCAGCTGCACCCCGGCTTCGCCTCCCAGTCGGGCATCCTGTCGGCGCGCCTCGCGGCGGCGGGGGCGACGGGGCCGGAGACCGTCTTCGACGGCCCGCACGGGGTCTACGACGCGCTCGCCACCGGTCCGGTCGACGTCTCGGTGGTGCTGCGCGACCTCGGCTCGGTGTGGGAGACCACCCGGATCGGCATCAAGCCGTGGCCGACCTGCCAGCTGGCCCACGCCACCATGGCCGCGGCCGCGGCCGGCTTGGCGAGCGCCGGCGCCGACGTCGACGCGGTCGTCGCGGTGCACGCGCGCGTGCATCCGGACTCCGCGTCGGTGGTCTGCGTCGCCGACCGCGACCTGGTCCAGCCGGTCGGCCCGTACGCCGCCAAGTTCAGCCTGCCGTGGAGCGTCGCCGCCCTGCTCGTCGACGGCCACGTCGGCGTGGAGACCTACGCACCCGCCCAGCTCGCGCGGCCCGAGATCGGCGCGCTCGCCGCACGGATCACCTGGGAGGAGACCCCCGGCCACGGAGTCGCCGCCGATGCCGCCGGCGACGTCGTCCTGACGCTGGCCGACGGGCGCACCGTCACCGGCCACGTCGACCGGAGCCCCGGCGGAGGGTCGGCCCCGCTGACCGACGCCGACCTGCGCGCCAAGCTCGCCGGGAACGCCGGACCGCTGGCCGACCCGTTGGCCGAGGCGGTCCTCTCCCTGCCCGGTGCCGCCGACCTGACCACGCTTCTCAACCGTGCCGCTGCGGCGGCCGACGCACCCCTGGAGGTCCCTGCATGA
- a CDS encoding HpcH/HpaI aldolase/citrate lyase family protein, with protein sequence MSAEVAGEALAHGARLSRSALYVPGDSPEKLRSALGRGADELIVDLEDAVAPGRKALARDLVATWLDGLPPTDVEVWVRVNAGPPALDDIRAVAAAAGLAGVTLAKVESPEQVVAAAALLEELGSPARIVPLLESAAGVLRAAEIAAAPRVHRLQVGEADLRADLGVTLGPDERELLWVRSQVVLVSAAAGIAPPIAPVSTDFRDLDALRASTEALARLGFMGRACIHPAQVATVNDVFTPTAEAVAEAESLLAALSAAGSGVALDARGRMIDEAVARHARLVLARRR encoded by the coding sequence GTGTCGGCTGAGGTCGCCGGAGAGGCTCTCGCGCACGGCGCCAGGCTCTCGCGCTCCGCGCTCTACGTGCCCGGGGACTCGCCGGAGAAGCTCCGCAGCGCCCTGGGCCGGGGTGCCGACGAGCTGATCGTCGACCTGGAGGACGCGGTGGCGCCGGGCCGCAAGGCGTTGGCGCGCGACCTGGTGGCCACCTGGCTCGACGGGCTGCCGCCCACCGACGTCGAGGTCTGGGTGCGGGTGAACGCCGGCCCGCCTGCGCTGGACGACATCCGTGCCGTCGCGGCGGCCGCCGGCCTGGCCGGGGTGACCCTGGCCAAGGTCGAGTCGCCCGAGCAGGTGGTGGCGGCGGCCGCGCTGCTCGAGGAGCTGGGGTCACCCGCCCGGATCGTGCCGCTGCTGGAGAGCGCCGCCGGCGTGCTGCGGGCTGCGGAGATCGCGGCCGCGCCCCGGGTGCACCGGCTCCAGGTGGGGGAGGCCGACCTGCGCGCCGACCTGGGGGTCACGCTCGGGCCCGACGAGCGTGAGCTCCTCTGGGTGCGCTCCCAGGTGGTGCTGGTCTCCGCAGCCGCGGGCATCGCTCCGCCCATCGCGCCCGTCTCCACCGACTTCCGGGACCTGGACGCGCTCCGCGCCTCGACCGAGGCGCTGGCCCGGCTGGGCTTCATGGGGCGGGCCTGCATCCACCCGGCGCAGGTGGCCACCGTCAACGACGTCTTCACGCCGACCGCCGAGGCTGTGGCCGAGGCGGAGTCGCTCCTCGCGGCTCTGTCAGCCGCTGGCTCCGGCGTCGCGCTGGACGCCCGCGGCCGGATGATCGACGAGGCCGTGGCCCGGCACGCTCGGCTGGTGCTTGCACGGAGGCGATGA
- a CDS encoding Zn-ribbon domain-containing OB-fold protein, with product MSLPEQVSGGWVPGDVPPADENTADYWAATERHRLTVQECSACRHVQHPPRALCTGCGSMDHLAQADAAGTGVVDTFTVVHRAPRPELEVPYTVARVRLAEGPVVLARLEPAEPGGGWRIDDPVVVAWADLDDGRALPYFIPRTET from the coding sequence ATGAGCCTTCCCGAGCAGGTCTCCGGCGGCTGGGTCCCGGGCGACGTCCCGCCCGCAGACGAGAACACGGCCGACTACTGGGCGGCCACCGAGCGGCACCGGCTCACGGTGCAGGAGTGCTCAGCCTGCCGGCACGTGCAGCACCCCCCGCGGGCGCTCTGCACCGGCTGCGGCTCGATGGACCACCTGGCGCAGGCCGACGCCGCCGGGACCGGCGTCGTGGACACCTTCACCGTGGTGCACCGGGCCCCCCGGCCGGAGCTCGAGGTGCCGTACACCGTGGCGCGCGTCCGCCTCGCCGAGGGCCCGGTCGTGCTCGCCCGCCTGGAGCCGGCGGAGCCCGGAGGCGGCTGGCGGATCGACGACCCCGTCGTCGTGGCCTGGGCCGATCTGGACGACGGCCGCGCCCTGCCCTACTTCATCCCTCGCACCGAGACCTGA
- a CDS encoding RidA family protein, translated as MTLSAIEPDEFGWFPYQGFTFSLGLTEGDSAWTSGHTSARHDPALGRMTVEGTMEQQARIAYAKCLAILEGAGFGPEDVTRVSENVTVAGLPAYEDAAGVRRELLGDRPTVRTVVVERLVRRAAWLEVELHAVRGGGRQLRVASEAREAGTWQASSITEGEDGVVYLPTVTPVDEHGDVVFEGDFVSQYRYVLERAGAMLESVGLTLGHAVTTYDYSTPETRAVYRGTHRVRKELLGDNEGSVYPGAGGILMSRLHAPGALVAIDVTASRHPLELVNPGWSRYDTLTYAPGVKAGRTLFMSGFAALDMESQQALHAGDLGRQAEATYGAVLHLLEHAGLGPADLLETTEYCVESAVGDYKAVAEVRERLLGPPWPASTGALCHSLLRPEFLLEVFPTALYPAVETGTGEAHR; from the coding sequence ATGACCCTGTCCGCCATCGAGCCCGACGAGTTCGGCTGGTTCCCCTACCAGGGCTTCACCTTCTCCCTCGGTCTCACCGAGGGCGACTCCGCCTGGACCTCCGGGCACACCTCGGCGCGCCACGACCCTGCCCTCGGCAGGATGACGGTCGAGGGCACCATGGAGCAGCAGGCCCGGATCGCCTACGCCAAGTGCCTGGCGATCCTCGAGGGTGCGGGCTTCGGCCCCGAGGACGTCACCCGGGTCAGCGAGAACGTCACGGTCGCCGGGCTGCCCGCCTACGAGGACGCGGCCGGGGTGCGGCGCGAGCTGCTGGGGGACCGGCCGACGGTGCGGACCGTGGTGGTCGAGCGCCTGGTGCGACGGGCCGCCTGGCTCGAGGTCGAGCTGCACGCGGTGCGCGGCGGCGGGCGGCAGCTCCGGGTGGCCTCCGAGGCCCGCGAGGCGGGGACGTGGCAGGCGTCCTCGATCACCGAGGGCGAGGACGGCGTGGTCTACCTGCCGACGGTCACCCCCGTCGACGAGCACGGTGACGTGGTCTTCGAGGGCGACTTCGTCTCCCAGTACCGCTACGTGCTGGAGCGGGCCGGCGCGATGCTCGAGTCGGTCGGTCTGACGCTCGGCCACGCGGTGACCACCTACGACTACTCGACCCCGGAGACCCGCGCGGTCTACCGCGGCACCCACAGGGTCCGCAAGGAGCTGCTGGGCGACAACGAAGGCTCGGTCTACCCGGGTGCCGGGGGGATCCTGATGAGCCGGCTGCACGCCCCCGGCGCGCTGGTGGCGATCGACGTGACCGCCTCGCGGCACCCGCTCGAGCTGGTCAACCCCGGCTGGTCGCGCTACGACACGCTCACCTACGCGCCGGGGGTCAAGGCCGGGCGCACCCTGTTCATGTCCGGCTTCGCGGCCCTCGACATGGAGTCCCAGCAGGCGCTGCACGCCGGCGACCTGGGCCGGCAGGCGGAGGCGACGTACGGCGCGGTCCTGCACCTGCTCGAGCACGCCGGTCTCGGGCCCGCGGACCTCCTGGAGACCACGGAGTACTGCGTGGAGTCGGCCGTCGGCGACTACAAGGCGGTGGCCGAGGTCCGCGAGCGACTCCTCGGACCGCCTTGGCCGGCCTCGACCGGCGCGCTGTGCCACAGCCTGCTGCGTCCCGAGTTCCTGCTCGAGGTCTTCCCGACCGCCCTCTACCCCGCCGTCGAGACCGGCACCGGGGAGGCACACCGATGA
- a CDS encoding CaiB/BaiF CoA transferase family protein → MTTPRKPLQDVRIISLEQYGAGPFGSVHLADLGADVIKIEDPRVGGDVGRYVPPYFEGEDSLFFETFNRNKRSISLDIKAPEGREVFEDLVRNADAVYSNLRGDVPEKIGITYDQLKHLNPAIVCCSLTGFGMTGPRQKEPGYDYVLQGLAGWMELTGEPDGPPTKSGLSLVDFSGGYVAALSLMAGLHAARRDGVGMDCDVSLYDTAMAMLTYPATWHLNAGYTPRRISHSAHPSLVPFQAFEALDGWFVVGCAKEKFWVRLAEVIGHPEWAQEGSPYASFTLRQQNQAELTAALEAIFATETVDHWLSLCYPAAIPCGPINDVEAALKDEHLVARNMLVTTEHPRYGTVTQVASPVRVGAGVPDYRRAPQRNEHALEVLTEVAGYDEARIAELAAAGAFGAAPRAQEQVDVAQASGAAEA, encoded by the coding sequence GTGACCACGCCCCGCAAGCCGCTCCAGGACGTCAGGATCATCTCCCTCGAGCAGTACGGCGCCGGGCCCTTCGGCAGCGTGCACCTCGCCGACCTCGGGGCCGACGTGATCAAGATCGAGGACCCCCGGGTGGGCGGCGACGTCGGCCGGTACGTGCCGCCGTACTTCGAGGGGGAGGACTCGCTCTTCTTCGAGACCTTCAACCGCAACAAGAGGTCCATCTCGCTGGACATCAAGGCGCCCGAGGGGCGGGAGGTCTTCGAGGACCTGGTCCGCAACGCCGACGCGGTCTACTCCAACCTGCGCGGTGACGTGCCGGAGAAGATCGGGATCACCTACGACCAGCTCAAGCACCTCAACCCCGCGATCGTGTGCTGCTCGCTGACCGGCTTCGGGATGACCGGGCCGCGGCAGAAGGAGCCGGGCTACGACTACGTGCTCCAGGGCCTGGCCGGCTGGATGGAGCTCACCGGCGAGCCGGACGGCCCGCCGACGAAGTCGGGTCTGTCGTTGGTGGACTTCTCCGGTGGCTACGTGGCCGCGCTGTCGCTGATGGCCGGCCTGCACGCCGCCCGGCGCGACGGCGTCGGCATGGACTGCGACGTCTCGCTGTACGACACCGCGATGGCGATGCTGACCTACCCCGCCACCTGGCACCTGAACGCCGGCTACACGCCGAGGCGGATCAGCCACTCGGCCCACCCCTCGCTCGTCCCCTTCCAGGCCTTCGAGGCGCTCGACGGGTGGTTCGTGGTGGGGTGCGCCAAGGAGAAGTTCTGGGTCCGCCTGGCCGAGGTCATCGGCCACCCGGAGTGGGCGCAGGAGGGGTCGCCGTACGCGAGCTTCACGCTGCGTCAGCAGAACCAGGCCGAGCTGACCGCCGCGCTGGAGGCGATCTTCGCCACCGAGACCGTGGACCACTGGCTCTCGCTGTGCTACCCGGCCGCGATCCCGTGCGGCCCGATCAACGACGTGGAGGCCGCCCTCAAGGACGAGCACCTGGTCGCCCGCAACATGCTGGTCACCACCGAGCACCCCCGCTACGGCACCGTCACCCAGGTGGCCTCGCCGGTGCGGGTGGGCGCGGGGGTGCCCGACTACCGCCGTGCCCCGCAGCGCAACGAGCACGCCCTCGAGGTGCTCACCGAGGTCGCCGGGTACGACGAGGCCAGGATCGCCGAGCTCGCCGCAGCGGGTGCCTTCGGCGCTGCGCCCCGGGCCCAGGAGCAGGTGGACGTGGCCCAGGCGTCCGGGGCGGCGGAGGCCTGA
- a CDS encoding acyl-CoA dehydrogenase family protein, with translation MDFTLNEDQAEFKALLRQFVDREIVPVAREWEQSGRYPTEIVAGMADMGLFGITVPEEYGGLDLDPISFALVFEELARGWMGIAGILGSHSLACRLIHMHGTPEQKEKYLPDLATGRRRTAIGLTEPDAGTDLQGIRTTARLEGDHYVVNGSKTWITNARYADPLPVLVKTDPAASPAHRGMSVLLVEAGTPGFEVTKDIGKLGYKGTESCEVVLDDVRVPASQLVGGVEGRGMQQVLSALEWGRVNIAARSVGIAQRAHDEALAYAQQRKAFGQPIAEFQAIQLKLGELGTQVQAARLMAYWAADAVRRGRADGATGMAKIFCSEVALQAAIDSMKVHGGYGYSTEFEVERLYRDSILMSIGEGTNDILRTVVAKSLIKGETRVG, from the coding sequence ATGGACTTCACGCTCAACGAGGACCAGGCGGAGTTCAAGGCCCTGCTCCGCCAGTTCGTGGACCGGGAGATCGTGCCGGTCGCCCGGGAGTGGGAGCAGAGTGGTCGCTACCCCACCGAGATCGTCGCCGGGATGGCCGACATGGGTCTGTTCGGCATCACCGTCCCGGAGGAGTACGGCGGCCTCGACCTGGACCCGATCTCCTTCGCCCTGGTCTTCGAGGAGCTGGCCCGCGGCTGGATGGGCATCGCCGGCATCCTGGGCAGCCACTCGCTGGCCTGCCGGCTGATCCACATGCACGGGACGCCGGAGCAGAAGGAGAAGTACCTCCCGGACCTGGCCACCGGCAGGCGCCGTACCGCCATCGGCCTCACCGAGCCCGACGCGGGCACCGACCTCCAGGGGATCCGCACCACCGCCCGGCTGGAGGGCGACCACTACGTGGTCAACGGGTCCAAGACCTGGATCACCAACGCGAGGTACGCCGACCCGCTGCCGGTCCTGGTCAAGACCGACCCGGCCGCCTCGCCGGCGCACCGGGGGATGAGCGTGCTCCTGGTCGAGGCAGGCACCCCGGGGTTCGAGGTGACCAAGGACATCGGCAAGCTCGGCTACAAGGGCACCGAGTCCTGCGAGGTCGTGCTCGACGACGTCCGGGTGCCGGCGAGCCAGCTCGTCGGCGGGGTCGAGGGGCGCGGCATGCAGCAGGTGCTCTCGGCCCTGGAGTGGGGCCGGGTCAACATCGCCGCCCGCTCGGTGGGCATCGCCCAGCGGGCCCACGACGAGGCGCTCGCCTACGCCCAGCAGCGCAAGGCGTTCGGCCAGCCGATCGCGGAGTTCCAGGCGATCCAACTGAAGCTGGGTGAGCTCGGCACCCAGGTGCAGGCTGCCCGGTTGATGGCCTACTGGGCGGCCGACGCGGTGCGCCGCGGGCGGGCCGACGGCGCCACCGGGATGGCCAAGATCTTCTGCTCCGAGGTGGCGTTGCAGGCGGCGATCGACTCGATGAAGGTTCACGGGGGCTACGGCTACTCCACGGAGTTCGAGGTGGAGCGGCTCTACCGCGACTCGATCCTGATGAGCATCGGCGAGGGCACCAACGACATCCTGCGCACGGTCGTCGCGAAGTCGCTGATCAAGGGGGAGACCCGTGTCGGCTGA
- a CDS encoding SDR family oxidoreductase, with protein MTKNVVVTGSTKGIGRAMARELHRRGHHVVVSGRDEEALRSLVAELEGTEGGTVVGQLVDVSDPDSVEELWAGAVGKLGTVDLWVNNAGVAHTTQTIVDTTPAAVRSMVETNMLGTIFGSRTAVRGMTAQGGGQLFNVLGGGSDGRIRPGMGVYGATKRGLDMFTRALVKEVDGTGVRVGQVRPGILVTDGWLREAAAAPEQVAQQRRMLNILVDHVDEVAPELVARMLASTRNGEEIAWLTSARLARRFMSPGYARKNDKLARYGL; from the coding sequence ATGACGAAGAACGTCGTAGTCACAGGGAGCACCAAGGGGATCGGACGGGCCATGGCCCGGGAGCTGCACCGCCGCGGGCACCACGTGGTGGTCAGCGGACGCGACGAGGAAGCCCTGCGCTCCCTGGTCGCAGAGCTCGAGGGGACCGAGGGAGGCACGGTGGTCGGACAGCTCGTCGACGTCAGCGACCCGGACTCCGTCGAAGAGCTGTGGGCCGGCGCCGTCGGCAAGCTCGGCACCGTGGACCTGTGGGTCAACAACGCGGGGGTCGCCCACACCACGCAGACCATCGTGGACACGACCCCCGCGGCCGTGCGGAGCATGGTGGAGACCAACATGCTCGGCACGATCTTCGGCTCCCGGACCGCGGTGCGGGGCATGACGGCACAAGGGGGCGGCCAGCTCTTCAACGTGCTGGGCGGGGGCAGCGACGGCAGGATCCGCCCCGGCATGGGTGTCTACGGCGCGACCAAGCGAGGGCTCGACATGTTCACCCGTGCCCTGGTCAAGGAGGTCGACGGGACCGGGGTGCGGGTGGGACAGGTGCGCCCGGGCATCCTGGTCACGGACGGCTGGCTGCGCGAGGCTGCCGCCGCACCCGAGCAGGTGGCCCAGCAGCGACGGATGCTCAACATCCTCGTCGACCACGTCGACGAGGTGGCACCCGAGCTGGTCGCCCGGATGCTGGCCAGCACCCGGAACGGCGAGGAGATCGCGTGGCTCACCTCCGCCAGGCTCGCCAGGCGGTTCATGAGCCCCGGCTACGCCAGGAAGAACGACAAGCTGGCTCGCTACGGCCTCTGA